The DNA window CGTTTCATTGTCACCATTGCCTGTTCCGTTATTATTTCCGCTTCCATTGTTTCCGCCATTTCCTGTTCCTGCTTCGTTAGGTTCACAGACATGGTTTTTATATTCGCAATTTTCACAATCTTTTTCGGGAGCGCAGGTATGGCTCTTGTATTCACACTCTTCACAATTATTTTTTGGTTCACAAATATGATTTTTATATTCACATGTTTCACAATCTTTTTCTGGTTTCTGAGGTTCACAGGTATGGTTTTTATACTCGCATTCTTCACAATCTTTTTCAGAATTGATAATTTCCGTTCCCATGCCTGTTCCTGCCGTATATCCTTTGTTTGTTAAATCTAAAGTTACTTGTCCGCAATTTTGCCCATAAAATTTAGGAAGACAGAAATGTGGCAGATTTGCCCATTTGGTTTTTTCAATCCAAGTTTTATGGTCTTTGAAGTCTCTCCTGTCATGAACTTGTGCGCTAAAACTTCCTATGATTTTAGAATAATTGTCGTCAAGGTATATTCCTACATATATCCAAGGATGTTTTCCTTTTTGCTTTTGAGTATCCAAGTGGAATTTCGGATAACTTCTATTCCATTGCTCTAAATCTTCTATAATCTTGAATACCATAAATGCTCCCTGTATTGGAGATATTTAGTCATAAACACGAATTCAAAAGAATCTTCGAGGAAGTTAATTTTCCGTATTCCCAAAGAAATGAAACATCAATCTCACGACTTTGTGGCGAGTTAATTTTCCGCTTTCCCAAAGAAGTGAAAAGTCAAAAAAAACGATTAACTCATTTCTATGGAGGAATTATGGAAAAGAGATCTACTTACAAGCCAAACACGGCAATCAGCATCTACAAATTGATGCAAATGTTTCCTGATGTAGAAACTGCAAGAAAACATTTGGAAGACCAAAGATGGGGAAATAAACCGGTTTGTCCGCACTGCGGAATGGAAAACGCAGTTAAATGGCGCAAAGACCGTCCTGGTTATTACCGTTGTAAAAGTTGCAGAAAACAGTTTAGCGTAACTTCTGATATGACTGTATTAAAGAAAACAAAAATTCCATTAAATAAATGGGTTGTCGCTTTCTATTATATGGTTACTGCTCGTAAAGGTATATCTTCTATGCAGTTATCAAAAGAACTCGGTATGAGACAAGCAACTTCTTGGAATTTACTGCATGATATACGCGAAGCTATGGGAAACGGTCAATGTGATTTTCTTCTTAAAAACACTATAGAAATGGACGAAACTTTAATATACGGAAAGAACAATAATAAACACGGTAAAAAGAAACAGAAAAATTGCACTGGTTCCGCTGGAAAGATTGTAGTTTTTGGTATGAAAGAACGAGGTGGTAATGTTCACATGGAAGTTGTTCCAAATAGAAAAACAGAAACTTTAAAAAAGATTGTTCAGCAATATGTGGAATGTGGTTCAATACTGAACACTGACGATGGAAAATGGTACACCGGAATAGAAAATCCTGGTTATACCAGAAAAATGGTAAATCACAGTGCGAAACAATACGTAAGCGAAGATGGAGAGGTTTATACAAACAGTATTGAAAGTGTATGGGCTGTATTGAAACGCGGGATTAAAGGTGTATATCATAAAGTTTCTTACAAACATTTACACAGGTATCTTGCTGAATTTGAATTTCGTATGAATCAAGGTAATTGCAGATATACTACTATGGAAAGAATCAACAGCTTAATTGCAGGTTGCTGGGGGAAATCGTTGACGTATAAGGCGTTGGTGGCGTAGTAAGAAAAAAGTTAATTAAGCGGTGTTTTTATTGAAGGGTTGGGAGCCAACCCTTTTATTTTTGCCTGTCCGGTGACGTAAGCGTATAATTCCCCTTTGAAACTTTGAACGAAGTCCATAACGGCAACTGGGGAAATGGCGCTACCGAAGCGGAGCAGCAAATACTTTTCGACTGGAATAAGGCGGCGTTAAACGCTATTCGGACAACGGGAGGCAACAACGCGACACGTTTTGTGGCTGTTCCGGGTTTGGGAAGCACTGAACCCAATATAGTTATTTCCGCCCACAACAATGGGAAACTCTTGCCCAGTGACGGAGCAAACGGCACAGATAAATTAATAGTTGCCGTTCATTATTATACTCCGCACAGTTATACGCATAATACTTCTCCCGATGCTACCTGGGGCAGCGTCGCCGAGAAGACTAATTTAACCAACGATATAAAATCGCTTAAAACAAATTTTATTGATAATGGAATTGCGGTTTACTTCGGCGAATGGGGAACGGGGACAACGATACGCAAAACCGAAGCGGCAAAAACGGCTGTTATGGATTATGTCGGCTCGGTGGCGGCGGCAGCCCGCGCAAACGGAGTCGTGCCTCTTTACTGGGATGCGGGTGATTTTAAGATACTTGAACGTACAAACGGTCGTCCTCAAGCGGGACTTTGTGCGGATGCGCTTGCAGCGATGATGAATGCGTTGAAAACAACTACGGTTGCAGGGCAATGGAACTGGGAGACTGTTACCGACATCTATAACAGCGGGACTTCTACAATAAATATGGATGAAACCGGTGGCAGTTATGAATTCACGGGAACCGTTACCGATGCGTATCAATACGGTTTTGCGGGTTGGACGGTTACTCCCGACGACAACGAAACGCTTGATAATCTCAAAAAGGCTACGTCTATATTATTCAAAGTTATCGGAGACGGTAAAACATATAAAGTAAAATTGCCTACAAGCGATATTACCGAATACAATTATTATTTCGTAACATTTCCGACTACAGACGGCGTAGAAACGACAGTTACCGTTAATATCAGTGATTTTGCTCAACCCAACTGGGGGACACAAAAGCCGTTAAACAAGTCGTTGATAGAAACGATTCAGTGGGAAACCGACGACGGCGCACTTGGAGCGTTCAGTATTACGATAAAGGACTTGGTTTTGGAAGTCGGATATGTCGGCGGCGACGGTAACACAATCGACGACACTAAGAAATGGGTTGCGTTTACTTTTGACGACGGACCAAGTTCAAATACGGTCGCTCTTATGAACACCTTGCAGGAACATTCCATAAAGGCGACATTCTTTACAATCGGGGAAAACATTAGCGGAAACAAAGCGGGGCTTCAACGTATGATTGAGGACGGACACGAAATAGCCCAGCATTCGTGGGATCATCCTGATTTAACCGAACTTAGCGAATCGGAGATACGAAACCAGTTAAAAAAGGCATCGGATGAAGTTGAAGGATTTACCGGTAGCGCTACGACACTTGTGCGTCCTCCTTATTTATCTACTAACGCGACTGTTTCTAAGGTAGCAAATGAATTGGGGATGGCGTTAATTAACTGCGATGTTAATTCGAAAGATTTTGAAGATAGACCTTTCTCGCAGATAATAACGGAGATGACTGCCCCCGGAGTGGTAAAAAACGGAAGTATCGTTCTGTTTCACGATAGAAGCTGGGGCGATTATGACAATGTGCGTCTGGCAATACCAGAGATTGCGCGTATATTGCGTGAACAGGGTTTTGAATTTACTACGGTAAGGGATTTGGCAAATCGCAGAAACAGAAGCATTGAACCCGGAGTTGTGTACTCGCACTTTTATGAAGAAGGTTCACCGGCAGCGTCTGTTTATACCGTAACCGTAACTAACGACGGACACGGCAAGGCAAAAACAACGTCCGCTCTTGCAACCGACGGCACACCAATAACGCTTGCACCGACACCCGACAACGGGTACGTATTCAAAGAGTGGCAGGTATTACACGGCGGTATAGCGGTAGCGGATAACAAGTTTACAATGCCTGCAAGTAACGTTGTGGTAAAGGCAATATTTGAGCCGAGTGCTCCTAATGCGATTAAAGATGTTAAGAAGTCCGGTGGACGCGGCATCAAAATTATTCCGGGAAGTATAGTATCGCAAAGTGCGGAGATTGCAGTTGTACTTCCCGACGACGAAAGAGTCGCGGAAGTCAAAGCGGTAATTTACGATAACATCGGCAACGTAGTGTTTGAGAGAACTGAGCGCGGCGACAAGGTTTTGTGGAATCTGACCAACAGTGCCGGTAGGGGAGTGGCAAACGGCAGTTACTTGGTGTTTGTCGAAGTCAAAGGCTTTAAGGGAACGGTGAAAACTTACTCGGCTAAGTTGGGTGTGAAGAGATAATTAAGCGGTTACCTTGATAGTTTATGATGAGCGGGATGTAGAAATACGTCCCGCTTTTGTTTTCGGCGGATGGTATATTTGGCGGTGTAGTATTTATTAGTTTATTAAATCTGGAGATAATAAATGGAAAAAGAAACGGAAATGTTGTTACAGGACTTGATTAAGCGTGATGAAAATCTGAAGATTTATTGAGGTTAAGTCCTCATTTACGTATATTTACTCTTTCCGCTTTTATCGGCGCAGGGTTTACCGAACAAAAATTTAACGGGAATTCGACTTCTTATAGCAAAAGTACGCCGAATCTTTTCGGAAACTTAAATTATACGAGCGGATACCCAATATTGTATTAAGGTTGCGGTTAAACGTTGTCTTAACGATAATTGCGGAAAGGGTTTTTATTTTCGCATAAATACCTTGACAAATAATATTTTCCACAAAATTTATATTTCCAAAGGAGTAAATATGGCGCAAATAGTTGACGACATTTCAAGAACGTTTTCGGAATATCTTTTAATTCCCCGTTTAAGTGAAAAAAAACACGTTACAAACAAAGTTTCGCTAAAAACGCCTATCGCAAGATTCAAAAAAGGCGAGGAATCAAGATTATCGCTTAACATTCCTTTTACGGCGGCGAGTATGCAGGCGGTTTCAGGTGAAAATATGGGTATTTCGCTTGCTCGTGAAGGTGGCGCGGCGTTTATTTTTTGTTCACAGTCGATTGAAAATCAAACGGCAATGGTTAAAGCCGTCAAAAATTTCAAAGCGGGATTTGTAAGAAGCGATACCAACGTTTCGCCGGAAACATCGCTCAGAGATGCGCTGAAATTAGTTTCGCAAACCAACCATTCCACTGTCGCTATAACCGATAACGGTAGATATGACGGCAAATTTTTGGGAATTTTGACCGACAAAGATTATTGGATAAAAGAAGACGATTTATCAAAACCCGTCTCGGAATTTATGACGCCGGCTTCAAAGGTTCATTCTGTACGCGTAGGTGTTTCGTTAGATGAAGCAAATAAAATGATTCGTCAATACCGCAAAGATTGCATTCCGGTTCTCACCGCAGACGGATATTTGGATTCGCTGGTGTTTCGCAAAGATTTCATCGCTCATAACGACAATCCTTACGAGTTGGTAGATAGTGAAAAACGGCTTATTGCGTCGGCGGGGATTAATACGCACGACTACGAAAAACGTGTTCCGGCGCTGGTTGACGCAGGTGTGACGATTTTCGCAATTGATTCGTCTGACGGATATTCGGAATATCAAAAAGAATGTGCGCTTTGGATTAGAAAAAAATATGGCGACAAAGTTATTATAGGAGGCGGAAACGTAGTCGCCGGAGATGGGTTTCGATATTTGGCGAACGAAGCGCTTCTTGATTTCGTAAAAGTCGGAATCGGAGGTGGAAGTATTTGCATAACTCGAGAACAAAAAGGAATCGGACGCGGGCAGGCGAGTGCGCTTATGGATGTTGTTAAAGAACGCGACAAATATTTTGATGAGACAGGGATTTATGTTCCGGTTTGCTCGGACGGTGGAATTGTAAATGACACGCAGATTATTATCGCGCTTGCTATGGGTGCGGATTTTGTGATGATGGGGCAGTATTTTGCGAAAACGGATGAGTCGCCGACCCCAAAAATTTCAATTAACGAACAACGTTATAAAGCATATTGGGGTGAAGGTAGCAATCGTGCAAGAAATTGGCAACGCTACAACGAAGGAATTATCAACGGAGCGATGAAGTTTGAAGAAGGTATAGACGCTTACGTTCCCGCGTCTGGTCCGCTTTCAGAGGTGCTTAATATTTCGCTTGCAAAACTCAAAGCGACTATGTGTAACAACGGCTCTTTGACTCTCAGAGAATTTACCGACAATGCCGTCTTGACACGGATTTCCCAGCATTCGTTTGTAGAGGGAGGAACGAGCAACGTGACAAAACTTAACGCGAATGTGAATGGGTAGGCAGGCGACAATTTTTTATTTATGAAGAAAATATTTATTTTTCTGTTTATTTCTATTTCGATTTTCGCTCAAAGCGATATTGAATATTTGCAAAACATTATTTCCAAAGACAGCATTGTTCGAGCAAATTTTATTCAAACGAAACAAATAAAATCGCTTGATAAACCGCTTGTTTCCGAAGGAAAAATTCTTGTGGTAAAAAATAAAGGCGTCGTTTGGATTTTGCAAAGTCCAACGTACATTAAAAAAGTGATTTCGTTTGACCAAGACAATGCTTCGCGGTCTTTTTATATGATGATAGCTCCATTTCTCAACGGCGATTTTTCATCCTTGCAAAAGCGTTTTGAGTTTGAATTGACAAAGAGTTCGGATTCTTGGACGATGAAAATCTCCCCAAAAAGTGCGGCAATGAAAAGAAATTTTAAATACGTAAGCATAAACGGCTGCACGAACGGAAAATTTCAAGATGTCTCAATCTTTTCTTCAGATGATAGTTTTGTTCGTATAAATTTTGTTTCTGAGATTTTGACAAACCAATTTTTATCTAAAGACGAGGAATTGTTGTTTGAATAAGTATTATTTTCTTTCTAATTTTTTATGTCTCAATTTTGGGAAGATTGTGTTTAATATGCAATTCGCGCAGTTGTAATTGAGACGCTTGCGCAGGAGCGCCCATCATCAAATCCTGCGCTTTTTGATTCATTGGAAACGCAATTACTTCTCTAAGATTATTCTCTCCGGTTAAAAGCATAATCATTCTATCAACTCCCGGAGCAATTCCACCGTGGGGAGGTGCGCCTAACTTGAACGCGTTTATCATTCCTCCGAATTTATTATCCACAAATTCTTTGTCGTAACCGGCTATTTCAAACGCCTTGTACATAATTTCTGGGCGGTGGTTTCGGATTGCTCCAGACGATAATTCTACGCCGTTTACGACAATATCGTATTGGTAAGCCAAAATATCAAGCGGATT is part of the Chitinispirillales bacterium genome and encodes:
- a CDS encoding outer membrane lipoprotein carrier protein LolA, yielding MKKIFIFLFISISIFAQSDIEYLQNIISKDSIVRANFIQTKQIKSLDKPLVSEGKILVVKNKGVVWILQSPTYIKKVISFDQDNASRSFYMMIAPFLNGDFSSLQKRFEFELTKSSDSWTMKISPKSAAMKRNFKYVSINGCTNGKFQDVSIFSSDDSFVRINFVSEILTNQFLSKDEELLFE
- a CDS encoding CIA30 family protein — its product is MNEVHNGNWGNGATEAEQQILFDWNKAALNAIRTTGGNNATRFVAVPGLGSTEPNIVISAHNNGKLLPSDGANGTDKLIVAVHYYTPHSYTHNTSPDATWGSVAEKTNLTNDIKSLKTNFIDNGIAVYFGEWGTGTTIRKTEAAKTAVMDYVGSVAAAARANGVVPLYWDAGDFKILERTNGRPQAGLCADALAAMMNALKTTTVAGQWNWETVTDIYNSGTSTINMDETGGSYEFTGTVTDAYQYGFAGWTVTPDDNETLDNLKKATSILFKVIGDGKTYKVKLPTSDITEYNYYFVTFPTTDGVETTVTVNISDFAQPNWGTQKPLNKSLIETIQWETDDGALGAFSITIKDLVLEVGYVGGDGNTIDDTKKWVAFTFDDGPSSNTVALMNTLQEHSIKATFFTIGENISGNKAGLQRMIEDGHEIAQHSWDHPDLTELSESEIRNQLKKASDEVEGFTGSATTLVRPPYLSTNATVSKVANELGMALINCDVNSKDFEDRPFSQIITEMTAPGVVKNGSIVLFHDRSWGDYDNVRLAIPEIARILREQGFEFTTVRDLANRRNRSIEPGVVYSHFYEEGSPAASVYTVTVTNDGHGKAKTTSALATDGTPITLAPTPDNGYVFKEWQVLHGGIAVADNKFTMPASNVVVKAIFEPSAPNAIKDVKKSGGRGIKIIPGSIVSQSAEIAVVLPDDERVAEVKAVIYDNIGNVVFERTERGDKVLWNLTNSAGRGVANGSYLVFVEVKGFKGTVKTYSAKLGVKR
- a CDS encoding IS1595 family transposase, whose translation is MEKRSTYKPNTAISIYKLMQMFPDVETARKHLEDQRWGNKPVCPHCGMENAVKWRKDRPGYYRCKSCRKQFSVTSDMTVLKKTKIPLNKWVVAFYYMVTARKGISSMQLSKELGMRQATSWNLLHDIREAMGNGQCDFLLKNTIEMDETLIYGKNNNKHGKKKQKNCTGSAGKIVVFGMKERGGNVHMEVVPNRKTETLKKIVQQYVECGSILNTDDGKWYTGIENPGYTRKMVNHSAKQYVSEDGEVYTNSIESVWAVLKRGIKGVYHKVSYKHLHRYLAEFEFRMNQGNCRYTTMERINSLIAGCWGKSLTYKALVA
- a CDS encoding IMP dehydrogenase; the protein is MAQIVDDISRTFSEYLLIPRLSEKKHVTNKVSLKTPIARFKKGEESRLSLNIPFTAASMQAVSGENMGISLAREGGAAFIFCSQSIENQTAMVKAVKNFKAGFVRSDTNVSPETSLRDALKLVSQTNHSTVAITDNGRYDGKFLGILTDKDYWIKEDDLSKPVSEFMTPASKVHSVRVGVSLDEANKMIRQYRKDCIPVLTADGYLDSLVFRKDFIAHNDNPYELVDSEKRLIASAGINTHDYEKRVPALVDAGVTIFAIDSSDGYSEYQKECALWIRKKYGDKVIIGGGNVVAGDGFRYLANEALLDFVKVGIGGGSICITREQKGIGRGQASALMDVVKERDKYFDETGIYVPVCSDGGIVNDTQIIIALAMGADFVMMGQYFAKTDESPTPKISINEQRYKAYWGEGSNRARNWQRYNEGIINGAMKFEEGIDAYVPASGPLSEVLNISLAKLKATMCNNGSLTLREFTDNAVLTRISQHSFVEGGTSNVTKLNANVNG